The following are from one region of the Magallana gigas chromosome 4, xbMagGiga1.1, whole genome shotgun sequence genome:
- the LOC105346693 gene encoding uncharacterized protein isoform X2 — MKRNMLHVEVCCVMFFQTAVCLGALSRHNYILQDENSCDVKKCGAQTDYIPLGEEVMVYGGEFAVHPTEDHQHDKCNNGVACELQIFPDSGSNEKQELNISFRNFFINVDDVTLEIDQDSTTSFNDAQLIATLTKDTKPTDYLSGVGNVVRFRLHDLSSKNETDSSPYHYGFIISIRRVGASLTTPDPSPDEPLSPATTGFIIVISLVVVIVVVFLVIKTVILRRKMEFFRRKDDEPLNSIILADGSRGSHPRGSRNEYTHIPTGNPGPDGPRSNMVRQTSEEPSYVMTDFPYVNAPIVVLKSPESSGSPEIRAPPPAYDEAIRYSE, encoded by the exons ATGAAGAG AAACATGCTCCATGTTGAGGTGTGTTGTGTCATGTTCTTTCAGACGGCCGTGTGTTTAGGAGCGCTAAGCAGACACAACT ACATCTTGCAAGACGAGAACAGTTGTGACGTCAAGAAATGCGGGGCGCAGACGGACTACATTCCGTTAGGTGAAGAGGTGATGGTTTATGGAGGCGAGTTTGCTGTTCATCCCACGGAGGATCATCAGCATGATAAATGCAACAATGGCGTCGCCTGTGAGTTGCAAATATTTCCGGACTCCGGAAGCAACGAGAAACAGGAACTCAACATCAGCTTCCGGAATTTTTTCATAAACGTGGATGATGTCACGTTAGAAATTGATCAAGATAGTACAACGTCTTTTAATGATGCCCAACTTATA GCAACATTGACCAAGGACACTAAGCCTACAGATTATTTGTCCGGTGTTGGCAACGTTGTCCGGTTTCGTCTTCATGACCTGAGTAGTAAGAATGAAACTGACAGTAGTCCCTATCACTATGGATTCATCATTAGCATTAGAAGAGTGG GTGCTTCCTTGACCACGCCCGACCCATCGCCGGACGAACCCCTGTCCCCCGCCACCACCGGCTTCATCATTGTCATCTCACTGGTCGTCGTTATAGTCGTCGTATTCCTGGTCATTAAGACCGTCATACTGCGGAGGAAAATGGAGTTTTTTCGGCGAAAGGACGACGAGCCATTGAACAGTATTATTCTAGCGGATGGCAGCAGGGGGTCGCACCCCAGGGGCAGCAGGAACGAGTACACACACATACCCACGGGGAACCCCGGACCGGACG GACCGCGTTCAAACATGGTTAGACAAACCTCGGAGGAACCTAGTTACGTCATGACGGATTTCCCTTACGTCAACGCTCCTATCGTCGTGCTGAAATCTCCCGAGAGTTCTGGGTCGCCCGAGATCAGGGCACCGCCTCCAGCTTACGATGAAGCCATTAGATACTCAGAGTAG
- the LOC105346693 gene encoding uncharacterized protein isoform X1 has translation MKRFRMDTQILSVCLIIVYLSCQEVEASAKLYAFDQRKYCPENGAHTQSLMLHDEVILLAKSKSDSSIVDRITDYFFEPVTECEMKFMTSSQDSNKKQALEIEFESFNIARVACDVRLEIHQSSTQFFTADVKEMATLTCGSPKPPIMYTDRAFVVRFRFFTSNSKKDYFNFRITIKRSVGEPKEEGMSIGVKIGVTVISVAAAITLLLLVYKFVKLRCETKDIENPSQRSRQGSDEDEAENLRDYHDDNFVMTDFPYANMPIVILNGDEAPPPYKDIAPPAYEEALQMPKATEQHEEATYSNFETLHSGSNFNSNQGTSQSSLQSNTEPDTVESDPGDIGSSQSNLARNIGQATRQPNIATNVQPATGHSTEQTQV, from the exons ATGAAGAG ATTCAGAATGGATACACAGATTCTGTCAGTGTGTCTTATTATCGTGTATTTGTCCTGCCAAGAAGTGGAGGCTTCAGCAAAGTTAT ATGCATTTGACCAGAGAAAATATTGTCCAGAAAATGGTGCTCACACTCAGTCCTTGATGCTCCATGATGAAGTTATCCTCCTGGCCAAGTCAAAGTCCGATTCTTCCATTGTGGACAGGATCACAGATTACTTCTTTGAACCTGTGACCGAGTGTGAGATGAAGTTTATGACGTCTTCTCAAGATTCAAACAAAAAGCAAGCACTTGAGATCGAATTTGAGAGTTTTAACATTGCCAGGGTTGCATGCGACGTTAGACTCGAGATCCATCAGAGTTCAACTCAGTTCTTCACTGCAGATGTAAAAGAAATG gCAACATTGACCTGTGGAAGCCCTAAACCTCCTATCATGTACACAGACAGGGCATTTGTTGTTCGTTTCCGGTTCTTTACATCAAACAGTAAAAAAGACTACTTTAACTTCAGGATTACAATCAAACGCTCAG TTGGTGAGCCAAAGGAAGAAGGCATGTCTATCGGGGTCAAGATCGGGGTCACAGTGATTTCTGTTGCGGCGGCCATTACCCTTCTGCTTCTGGTCTATAAGTTTGTGAAGCTGCGCTGTGAGACCAAAGACATCGAGAACCCGAGCCAGCGGTCACGGCAAGGCAGTGATGAAG ATGAGGCAGAGAATCTTCGAGACTACCATGATGATAACTTTGTGATGACGGACTTCCCCTATGCCAATATGCCTATAGTGATTTTAAATGGGGATGAGGCACCCCCACCTTATAAAGACATAGCTCCTCCAGCATACGAAGAGGCTCTACAGATGCCAAAAGCAACCGAGCAACATGAAGAAGCAACCTATAGCAACTTTGAGACACTGCACAGTGGCTCTAACTTCAACAGCAACCAAGGAACAAGTCAGAGCAGCCTTCAAAGCAACACAGAACCGGACACAGTAGAATCAGATCCTGGAGATATAGGATCAAGTCAGTCAAATTTAGCCAGAAACATAGGGCAAGCAACTAGGCAACCAAATATAGCAACCAATGTGCAACCAGCAACAGGTCATTCCACAGAGCAGACCCAGGTCTGA